The following proteins are co-located in the Actinomycetota bacterium genome:
- the hisB gene encoding imidazoleglycerol-phosphate dehydratase HisB, which produces MPPRKTSRSGKVRRKTKEVDVEVRLVVDGRGVSSADTGIPFFDHMLEQLGKHAGFDLSVKALGDLKVDAHHTVEDTGLAIGDALRRSLGTKGGIERFGDALVPLDEALLQVAVDLSARPYLVHEVDAKAKLIGTFDTRLAEEFIRAFAQAAGATIHVRMLAGKNPHHIVEAEFKALAQALRKACARTGRRGVPSTKGRL; this is translated from the coding sequence ATGCCGCCGAGGAAGACTAGCCGTTCGGGGAAGGTCCGCCGGAAGACGAAAGAGGTGGACGTCGAGGTTCGTTTGGTCGTGGACGGCCGCGGCGTCTCCTCCGCCGACACCGGGATCCCGTTCTTCGACCACATGCTCGAGCAGCTCGGGAAGCACGCGGGGTTCGATCTTTCGGTGAAGGCGCTCGGCGACCTCAAGGTGGACGCGCACCACACCGTCGAGGACACCGGGCTCGCGATCGGGGATGCGCTGCGCCGCTCGCTCGGGACGAAAGGCGGGATCGAGCGGTTCGGGGACGCGCTGGTGCCGCTCGACGAGGCGTTGCTGCAAGTCGCCGTCGACCTGTCCGCGCGGCCGTATCTCGTCCACGAGGTCGACGCGAAGGCGAAGCTGATCGGCACGTTCGACACGCGCCTTGCGGAGGAGTTCATCAGGGCGTTCGCCCAAGCGGCCGGTGCGACGATCCACGTGCGGATGCTGGCCGGCAAGAACCCGCACCACATCGTCGAGGCCGAGTTCAAGGCGCTGGCGCAGGCCCTGCGCAAGGCGTGCGCACGTACTGGACGCCGTGGTGTGCCCTCGACCAAAGGCCGGCTCTGA
- the trpE gene encoding anthranilate synthase component I — protein sequence MAAATYSPTREEFLRLASEHTLVPVWREVLGDLETPVGAYRKLGNQPNSFLLESVEHGERWGRYSFIGVDPFLVMTSRDGTVTFEGEPPAEAKDAPDPLTAVERALAAYRAPALPGLPPLHGGAVGYIGYDAVRYIEKLPQTTTDDLRLPELWLLFTGSLLVFDHLRQRLTVISNVAIGEDPAAQYDEAVERAEGLVGRLASTPTQGKPVSPTLEADVGEVASNVGRDTFIANVSKVKEYIAAGDIFQCVVSQRFEMPTKADPFDVYRVLRLINPSPYMFFLNFPDLAVVGSSPEPHVRVIGREAIIRPIAGTRPRGATDEEDDKLADELLADEKERAEHVMLVDLARNDLGRVCRPGTVRVSELMQVERYSHVMHIVSEVHGEIEPDRTAFDAFKWAFPAGTVSGAPKIRAMEIIDELESSRRGPYAGAVGYFDFSGNLDTCITLRTALISRGTAYVQAGAGIVADSVPEAEDDECRNKARALLSAIKAAEELS from the coding sequence ATGGCAGCCGCCACGTACTCGCCGACCCGAGAGGAGTTCTTGCGCCTCGCGTCCGAGCACACGCTCGTGCCGGTGTGGCGTGAGGTGCTCGGCGATCTCGAGACCCCGGTCGGCGCGTATCGAAAGCTTGGGAACCAACCGAACTCGTTCTTGCTTGAGTCGGTCGAGCACGGCGAGCGGTGGGGACGGTACTCGTTCATCGGCGTCGATCCGTTCCTGGTGATGACGAGCCGCGACGGTACCGTGACCTTCGAGGGGGAACCGCCGGCCGAGGCGAAGGACGCGCCCGACCCGCTCACCGCCGTCGAGCGAGCGCTCGCCGCTTACCGCGCGCCGGCGTTGCCCGGCCTTCCGCCGCTCCACGGCGGCGCGGTCGGCTACATCGGGTACGACGCGGTGCGCTACATCGAGAAGCTGCCGCAGACCACGACGGACGACCTCCGGCTCCCCGAGTTGTGGCTGCTGTTCACCGGTAGTCTGCTCGTCTTCGACCACCTGCGCCAGCGGCTCACGGTGATCTCGAACGTGGCGATCGGTGAGGACCCGGCCGCGCAGTACGACGAAGCGGTGGAGCGAGCCGAAGGGCTGGTCGGCCGCCTCGCGAGCACGCCGACGCAGGGCAAGCCGGTTTCGCCGACGCTCGAGGCAGACGTGGGCGAAGTGGCCTCCAACGTCGGACGCGACACCTTCATCGCCAACGTCTCGAAGGTGAAGGAGTACATCGCCGCGGGCGACATCTTCCAGTGCGTCGTGTCGCAGCGCTTCGAGATGCCCACCAAGGCGGATCCCTTCGACGTGTACCGCGTGCTCCGGCTGATCAACCCGAGTCCGTACATGTTCTTCCTGAACTTCCCCGACCTGGCCGTCGTCGGCTCCTCCCCCGAGCCTCACGTCAGGGTGATCGGTCGCGAGGCGATCATCAGGCCGATCGCCGGCACGCGCCCGCGCGGCGCGACAGATGAAGAGGACGACAAGCTCGCCGACGAGCTCCTCGCCGACGAGAAGGAGCGCGCCGAGCACGTGATGCTCGTCGACCTGGCGCGCAACGACCTCGGACGCGTGTGCAGGCCGGGCACGGTTCGAGTGTCGGAGCTGATGCAGGTCGAGCGCTACTCGCACGTGATGCACATCGTGAGCGAGGTGCACGGCGAGATCGAGCCCGACCGGACCGCGTTCGACGCGTTCAAGTGGGCCTTCCCGGCCGGCACGGTGAGCGGCGCCCCGAAGATCCGCGCGATGGAGATCATCGACGAGCTCGAGAGCTCGCGACGCGGACCCTACGCCGGCGCGGTCGGCTACTTCGATTTCTCCGGCAACCTCGACACGTGCATCACGCTCCGGACGGCGCTGATCTCCCGCGGCACCGCCTACGTGCAGGCCGGCGCCGGGATCGTGGCCGACAGCGTCCCCGAAGCGGAGGACGACGAGTGCCGCAACAAGGCGCGCGCCCTGCTGTCGGCGATCAAGGCGGCCGAGGAGCTCTCCTGA
- the hisF gene encoding imidazole glycerol phosphate synthase subunit HisF, with protein MLARRIIPCLDVDAGRVVKGVRFVDIRDAGDPVEMAAVYDREGADELVFLDITASVEQRDTMIDVVRRTAEQVFIPLTVGGGVRTVDDVRNLLRAGADKVSLNTAAVRDPGVLRAASDEFGAQCIVIAIDARRRDGGWEVVVEGGRTTTGLDAVEWAKRTTAEHGAGEVLLTSMDRDGTKDGYDIALTRTISDAVTVPVIASGGAGTPEHFADALTDGKADAALAASVFHFGEMRIADVKTHLRDAGIPVR; from the coding sequence TTGCTCGCACGTCGAATCATCCCGTGCCTCGACGTCGACGCCGGGCGCGTCGTGAAGGGCGTGCGCTTCGTCGACATCCGCGACGCCGGCGACCCCGTCGAGATGGCCGCCGTCTACGACCGTGAGGGCGCCGACGAGCTGGTCTTCCTCGACATCACCGCCTCCGTCGAGCAGCGCGACACGATGATCGACGTCGTGCGCCGCACTGCAGAGCAGGTCTTCATCCCGCTCACCGTCGGCGGGGGAGTGCGCACGGTCGACGACGTTCGCAACCTCCTGCGCGCGGGCGCGGACAAGGTCTCGCTCAACACCGCGGCCGTCCGCGACCCGGGCGTGCTGCGCGCGGCGTCGGACGAGTTCGGGGCGCAGTGCATCGTGATCGCGATCGACGCCCGACGGCGCGACGGCGGCTGGGAGGTCGTCGTCGAGGGCGGGCGAACGACGACCGGCCTCGACGCGGTGGAGTGGGCGAAGCGCACGACGGCCGAGCACGGCGCCGGCGAGGTCCTGCTCACGAGCATGGACCGCGACGGGACCAAGGACGGCTACGACATCGCGCTGACCCGCACGATCTCCGACGCGGTGACCGTTCCCGTGATCGCGAGCGGCGGCGCCGGCACGCCCGAGCACTTCGCGGACGCGCTCACCGACGGCAAGGCCGACGCCGCGCTCGCCGCCAGCGTCTTCCACTTCGGCGAGATGCGCATCGCCGACGTCAAGACCCACCTCCGCGACGCGGGGATCCCCGTACGATGA
- the hisI gene encoding phosphoribosyl-AMP cyclohydrolase — MSADIKALKWDANGLIPAIVQQHNTGEVLMVAWMNEESLAKTLETSETWFWSRSRKELWHKGATSGSTQRVIEVRFDCDADTLLVLVDAAGPACHTGERSCFFRVLGVDAIEPR; from the coding sequence ATGAGCGCGGACATCAAGGCCCTGAAATGGGATGCCAACGGCCTCATCCCCGCGATCGTGCAGCAGCATAACACCGGTGAGGTGCTGATGGTCGCGTGGATGAACGAAGAGTCGCTCGCGAAGACCCTCGAGACGAGCGAGACCTGGTTCTGGAGCCGCTCTCGCAAGGAGCTATGGCACAAAGGCGCGACGAGCGGGAGCACCCAGCGCGTGATCGAGGTCCGCTTCGACTGCGACGCCGACACGCTGCTCGTGCTCGTCGATGCGGCCGGGCCCGCGTGTCACACGGGGGAGCGGAGCTGTTTCTTCCGGGTGCTCGGCGTCGACGCTATCGAGCCTCGGTAG
- a CDS encoding class I SAM-dependent methyltransferase has product MNDEANPDGYLAFVGFYDEWVKDVTGDVEFYVRRAGESEGPMVELGVGTGRIAIPTALTGKDVIGVDVSSSMLAEGRKRAAEAGVADRLTFLEADMRHHVAEPPVTLVTIPYRSFLHMLTVEDQLACLESVHGSLVPGGRLILNMFVPDPSLIVAQDRRRNLHSEYTDERGRRCELWVIPEYEVTTQRITIRASVEAYEGERRVETTETVLPVRMVHRYEMEHLLARSGFDVEALYGDFDERPLTEDCREMIWVARKP; this is encoded by the coding sequence ATGAACGACGAGGCGAACCCGGACGGCTATCTCGCCTTCGTCGGCTTCTACGACGAGTGGGTGAAGGACGTAACCGGCGACGTCGAATTCTACGTGCGTCGCGCCGGTGAGTCCGAGGGGCCGATGGTCGAGCTCGGCGTCGGGACGGGCCGGATCGCGATCCCGACCGCCCTGACGGGAAAGGACGTCATCGGCGTCGACGTCTCGTCGTCCATGCTGGCCGAAGGACGGAAGCGAGCCGCCGAGGCGGGCGTCGCCGATCGGCTCACGTTCCTTGAGGCCGACATGCGCCATCACGTGGCCGAGCCGCCGGTCACGCTCGTGACGATCCCGTACCGCTCGTTCCTTCACATGCTCACGGTCGAGGACCAGCTGGCCTGCCTCGAGTCGGTCCATGGCTCACTCGTCCCAGGTGGCCGGCTGATCCTGAACATGTTCGTCCCCGACCCGAGCCTCATCGTCGCGCAAGATCGGCGGCGCAACCTCCACAGCGAGTACACCGACGAACGGGGCCGTCGCTGCGAGCTGTGGGTGATTCCCGAATACGAGGTCACCACACAGCGGATCACGATCCGCGCGAGCGTCGAGGCGTATGAAGGTGAGCGGCGCGTCGAGACGACCGAGACCGTGCTTCCGGTGCGGATGGTCCACCGATACGAGATGGAGCATCTCCTCGCGCGCTCCGGCTTCGACGTGGAGGCCCTATATGGTGACTTCGACGAGCGTCCCCTCACCGAGGACTGCCGCGAGATGATCTGGGTGGCGAGGAAACCATGA
- the trpC gene encoding indole-3-glycerol phosphate synthase TrpC: PPPPEGALPLAQSAARAAGKPRNFLGAMAKPGLSLIAEIKRASPSAGDIAPDARPAPLARAYEAGGASAISVLTEPDHFRGSLDDLRAARSACELPVIRKDFLCDPLHLWEARAAGADAVLLIVAALTQTELVSLADLAGDLGMTALVEAHSASEVDRAIQAGARLVGINTRNLSTLEVDPAMVGKLRPLVPDGVLVVGESGVATRDDVRDMEAAGVDAILVGEAVMRAPDPAAKIRELLG, encoded by the coding sequence GCCCCCCCCCCCCGAAGGAGCGCTGCCGCTCGCGCAATCGGCGGCTCGGGCGGCGGGAAAGCCGCGGAACTTCCTCGGTGCGATGGCGAAGCCGGGCTTGTCGCTGATCGCCGAGATCAAGCGCGCGTCGCCGAGCGCCGGCGACATCGCGCCGGACGCGCGCCCCGCACCCCTCGCCCGCGCCTACGAGGCCGGAGGCGCGAGTGCGATCTCGGTGTTGACCGAGCCCGATCATTTCCGCGGGTCGCTCGACGATCTTCGCGCGGCACGTTCCGCGTGTGAGCTGCCGGTGATCCGGAAGGACTTCCTCTGCGATCCGCTCCATCTGTGGGAAGCGCGCGCCGCCGGGGCCGACGCCGTACTCCTCATCGTGGCGGCTCTGACGCAGACCGAGCTGGTGTCCCTCGCGGACCTCGCCGGCGATCTGGGGATGACCGCCTTGGTCGAAGCGCATTCGGCGTCCGAGGTCGACCGCGCGATCCAAGCCGGCGCGCGACTCGTCGGGATCAACACGCGGAACCTGTCGACGCTCGAGGTCGATCCCGCGATGGTCGGCAAGCTACGCCCCCTCGTCCCCGACGGGGTACTCGTCGTCGGCGAGAGCGGCGTCGCGACCCGCGACGACGTCCGCGACATGGAAGCGGCAGGCGTCGACGCGATCCTGGTCGGCGAGGCGGTCATGCGGGCCCCGGACCCGGCCGCGAAGATCCGCGAGCTTCTCGGCTGA
- the hisA gene encoding 1-(5-phosphoribosyl)-5-[(5-phosphoribosylamino)methylideneamino]imidazole-4-carboxamide isomerase, producing the protein MILLPAVDIRGGKCVRLVQGDFGRETVYDDDPVSVAKRYEAEGAEWLHVVDLDAALEGVPRNRELVAEVIRSVEIPVQCSGGIRDEEALQAANAAGAARVVIGTAALRDPPFVEQAIDRHGGFVAVGLDVRGETLQARGWTEDAGRLWPTMERLVAAGVTRFVVTDVARDGMLEGPNLDLLRDVLGRTERAVVASGGVSSLDDLLAIAGLGVEGCIVGKALYAGRFTLPEALDAVG; encoded by the coding sequence GTGATCCTCCTCCCGGCCGTCGATATCCGCGGCGGCAAGTGCGTTCGGCTCGTGCAGGGCGACTTCGGGCGCGAGACCGTCTACGACGACGACCCCGTCTCGGTCGCGAAACGATACGAGGCCGAGGGGGCCGAGTGGTTGCACGTCGTCGATCTGGACGCCGCCCTCGAAGGCGTGCCGCGCAACCGTGAGCTCGTCGCGGAGGTGATCCGCTCGGTCGAGATCCCGGTGCAGTGCTCGGGCGGTATCCGCGACGAGGAAGCGCTTCAGGCCGCGAACGCCGCGGGGGCCGCGCGCGTCGTGATCGGTACCGCGGCGTTGCGGGATCCGCCGTTCGTCGAGCAGGCGATCGACCGGCACGGCGGGTTCGTGGCGGTGGGGCTCGACGTCCGAGGCGAGACGCTTCAGGCACGCGGGTGGACCGAGGACGCCGGAAGGTTGTGGCCGACCATGGAGCGTCTGGTCGCGGCCGGCGTCACCCGGTTCGTCGTCACCGATGTCGCTCGCGACGGCATGCTCGAGGGCCCGAACCTGGATCTGCTTCGGGACGTGCTCGGCCGGACCGAGCGCGCTGTCGTCGCCAGCGGCGGGGTCTCTTCGCTCGACGACCTGTTGGCGATCGCAGGCCTCGGCGTCGAGGGCTGCATCGTCGGCAAGGCGCTTTACGCCGGGCGCTTCACGCTCCCCGAGGCGCTCGACGCGGTGGGCTGA
- the hisH gene encoding imidazole glycerol phosphate synthase subunit HisH, which translates to MTRLAVLDFGMGNLRSVAKALERVGASVEVTPEVPSDADALVVPGQGAFASCLVNLGSQKDDVAGWIRDGRPFLGICLGLQILFGSSQEGGGPGLGVFEGKVVRFPDGHKIPHIGWNEVRTTREAPLFAGIEPGARFYFCHSYYPDASPEDVSATSDYGVDFCCAVWRDNVHAVQFHPEKSGEHGLALLENFLREVRAA; encoded by the coding sequence GTGACCCGGCTGGCGGTGCTGGACTTCGGGATGGGCAACCTGCGATCCGTCGCGAAGGCGCTGGAGCGCGTGGGTGCGTCGGTCGAGGTAACGCCGGAGGTTCCTTCGGACGCCGACGCCCTCGTTGTCCCAGGCCAAGGAGCCTTCGCGTCCTGTCTCGTCAACCTTGGATCCCAGAAGGACGACGTTGCCGGATGGATCCGCGACGGACGGCCGTTCCTCGGGATCTGCCTCGGCCTGCAGATCCTGTTCGGATCGAGTCAAGAGGGCGGCGGGCCCGGCCTCGGCGTGTTCGAGGGCAAGGTTGTTCGCTTCCCGGACGGCCACAAGATCCCGCACATCGGCTGGAACGAGGTCCGGACCACGCGCGAGGCGCCGCTGTTCGCTGGGATCGAGCCCGGCGCCCGCTTCTACTTCTGCCACTCGTATTACCCAGACGCGTCGCCCGAAGACGTTTCGGCGACGAGCGACTATGGCGTCGACTTCTGCTGCGCGGTGTGGCGAGACAACGTCCACGCGGTCCAGTTCCACCCCGAGAAGAGCGGCGAGCACGGTCTCGCGCTGCTCGAGAACTTCCTGCGGGAGGTTCGCGCGGCGTGA
- the hisC gene encoding histidinol-phosphate transaminase produces MTRPFEVRDDLRDVPPYRAPQVDAAVRLNTNESPWPPPEGFLKDLAERISRSELNRYPDREARALRSALGARFTWPGDGVWVANGSNEIIQTLLLAFGGAGRRALAFSPTYAMYPHISAVTATVFVERPVEEPWVLDPTDVSRAVEEVDPAITFVCSPNNPTGTAQSLDVVRAALDAGRGIVVVDEAYGEFGGESATAILGRHDRLAILRSFSKSWRLAGARLGYLLAHPWLVEAIQVARLPYHLSALSQACGEVAVRHAGAALSAVEEIVVERDRLGKELERVRGVEVFPSAANFVLVRTPLEGPTLWQGLVGRGVLVRDFSSMYGLARCLRVTVGTGEQNATFVEALRGVLADAAEED; encoded by the coding sequence GTGACGCGTCCGTTCGAGGTTCGCGACGACCTGCGCGACGTGCCTCCGTACCGCGCGCCGCAGGTCGACGCGGCGGTGCGGCTGAACACCAACGAGTCGCCGTGGCCGCCGCCCGAGGGGTTCCTGAAGGATCTCGCCGAGCGGATCTCGCGGTCGGAGCTGAACCGCTATCCGGATCGCGAAGCGCGGGCGTTGCGGTCGGCGCTCGGGGCCCGGTTCACGTGGCCGGGGGACGGCGTCTGGGTCGCCAACGGCTCCAACGAGATCATCCAGACGCTGCTCCTCGCGTTCGGCGGAGCCGGCCGGCGAGCGCTGGCGTTCAGTCCCACGTATGCGATGTACCCGCACATCTCCGCCGTGACGGCGACGGTGTTCGTCGAGCGCCCGGTCGAGGAGCCGTGGGTGCTCGACCCGACCGACGTTTCTCGGGCGGTGGAAGAGGTCGACCCGGCGATCACCTTCGTCTGCTCGCCGAACAACCCGACGGGTACGGCGCAGAGCCTCGACGTCGTTCGGGCCGCTCTTGACGCGGGCCGCGGGATCGTGGTGGTGGACGAGGCGTACGGCGAGTTCGGGGGCGAGTCGGCGACCGCGATCCTGGGACGGCACGACCGGCTGGCGATCCTGCGGTCGTTCTCGAAGTCGTGGAGGCTCGCCGGCGCGCGGCTGGGGTATCTGCTCGCGCATCCATGGCTCGTCGAGGCGATCCAGGTCGCGCGCCTGCCGTATCACCTGTCCGCGCTGTCGCAAGCGTGCGGAGAAGTGGCCGTGCGCCACGCCGGAGCCGCGCTGTCGGCGGTCGAGGAGATCGTGGTCGAGCGGGACCGCCTCGGGAAGGAGCTGGAACGCGTCCGCGGGGTCGAGGTATTCCCGAGCGCGGCCAACTTCGTGCTCGTCCGCACGCCGCTCGAGGGACCCACGCTGTGGCAGGGTCTGGTCGGTCGCGGCGTGCTGGTTCGCGATTTCTCTTCGATGTACGGCCTGGCGCGATGCCTCCGCGTCACCGTGGGGACCGGCGAGCAGAACGCGACCTTCGTCGAGGCGTTGAGAGGAGTGCTGGCGGATGCCGCCGAGGAAGACTAG
- the hisD gene encoding histidinol dehydrogenase yields MLTLVDLRGYTGDPLERLPRAVVDRDAARASVRTLVADVRTRGDEAVREASKRFGGSRAEPRRIPAADVSAAAARCEAALLDALRAAADRIRAYHEAQLAEERAAWWRIGPDSMRVGEETRPLRRVGCYVPGGRAAYPSTALMTVLPAILAGVEQVVACVPGAPDGSGINPATLAALEIAGASEVHECGGAQAIAAMAYGTETIGRVDKIVGPGSIWVALAKHEVALDVGVDSFAGPTEVAIVADASAPASFVAADLLAQAEHDPLATPLLITWDVDYANAVDEALEAELGRADRREDVEAALKAQGRAVLVDDLDHALAVADAFAPEHLELCLADAELALQKIRNAGAVFVGPYSPVALGDYVAGTNHVLPTAGTARFASPLRVADFIKSTAVIQFDRAGVEAVAPALLAIAKAEGLTAHARAVEVRLS; encoded by the coding sequence GCCGATGTGCGCACCCGCGGAGACGAAGCGGTGCGCGAGGCGTCGAAGCGGTTCGGGGGGTCCCGCGCGGAGCCGCGGCGCATCCCGGCCGCCGACGTCTCCGCGGCCGCCGCTCGATGCGAAGCGGCTCTGCTCGACGCGCTCCGCGCCGCCGCCGACCGGATCCGCGCCTACCACGAAGCGCAGCTCGCGGAGGAGCGGGCCGCGTGGTGGCGGATCGGCCCCGACTCGATGCGCGTCGGGGAGGAGACGCGGCCGCTCCGCAGGGTTGGGTGCTACGTGCCGGGCGGCCGTGCCGCGTATCCCTCGACCGCGCTCATGACCGTTCTGCCGGCGATCCTGGCCGGCGTCGAGCAGGTCGTCGCCTGCGTCCCGGGCGCGCCCGACGGCAGCGGCATCAACCCGGCGACGCTCGCTGCGCTCGAGATCGCCGGGGCTTCCGAGGTCCACGAGTGCGGCGGCGCGCAGGCGATCGCCGCGATGGCCTACGGAACCGAGACGATCGGCCGCGTCGACAAGATCGTCGGGCCCGGCTCGATCTGGGTCGCCCTCGCCAAGCACGAGGTCGCGCTCGATGTGGGCGTCGACTCCTTCGCAGGCCCGACCGAGGTCGCGATCGTCGCCGACGCGTCGGCCCCGGCGTCGTTCGTCGCCGCCGATCTCCTCGCCCAAGCCGAGCACGACCCGCTGGCGACGCCGCTGCTGATCACCTGGGATGTGGACTACGCGAACGCCGTCGACGAGGCGCTCGAGGCGGAACTCGGACGCGCCGACCGTCGCGAAGACGTCGAGGCAGCCCTCAAAGCGCAGGGCCGTGCCGTGCTCGTCGACGACCTCGACCACGCGCTCGCGGTCGCCGACGCGTTCGCGCCCGAGCACCTCGAGCTCTGCCTCGCCGACGCGGAGCTCGCGCTGCAGAAGATCCGGAACGCCGGAGCCGTCTTCGTGGGGCCGTATTCGCCGGTCGCGCTCGGCGATTACGTCGCCGGGACGAATCACGTGCTTCCCACCGCGGGGACGGCGCGATTCGCGTCGCCGCTGCGCGTCGCCGACTTCATCAAGTCGACCGCCGTGATCCAGTTCGACCGGGCCGGAGTCGAGGCCGTCGCGCCGGCGCTCCTCGCGATCGCGAAGGCCGAGGGATTGACCGCGCACGCGCGCGCAGTCGAGGTGAGGCTCTCGTGA
- a CDS encoding M28 family metallopeptidase, which translates to MPKRLRLLAFLAAAALVVPACTRTPAATPKPTPSVSPTPTPTPVPTPTPKPAAFDTDRAFAHLRHLVETVGIREAGSAGFRKAANYAAEQFKSFGYTVTRQTIPLPAGVSQGVAVPEGETQNVIAAPPGYDAKKPHLLVGGHLDTVAVTRGANDNGSGSAVLLELARVASITPPVMPTIFVLFGGEERRRSGVGGATFGSRYFLANMSKAEGKALKGVLVLDMIGAGPIAYICHAALTEGDFVDAMVATGKRLKLPSQKRIVTGYFSDHAPFERAGYVVAWLWSGEHSTLHTPQDTMSVVQRASVSRMGRIAWETLRTIRL; encoded by the coding sequence ATGCCGAAGCGACTCCGACTCCTTGCTTTCCTCGCCGCCGCAGCGCTGGTCGTGCCGGCGTGTACGCGCACACCTGCCGCGACGCCGAAGCCGACCCCGAGCGTCTCGCCGACCCCGACGCCCACGCCGGTTCCCACCCCGACGCCGAAGCCGGCCGCCTTCGACACCGACCGCGCCTTCGCTCACCTTCGCCACCTTGTCGAGACGGTCGGGATCCGCGAGGCCGGCTCGGCGGGGTTCCGGAAGGCGGCGAACTACGCGGCCGAGCAGTTCAAGTCGTTCGGCTACACGGTGACGAGACAGACGATCCCCCTTCCGGCCGGCGTGAGCCAGGGGGTCGCGGTCCCCGAGGGCGAGACGCAGAACGTCATCGCCGCGCCGCCGGGCTACGACGCCAAGAAGCCGCATCTTCTCGTCGGCGGCCACCTCGACACGGTCGCCGTCACACGCGGCGCGAACGACAACGGCAGCGGATCGGCGGTGCTGCTCGAGCTCGCGCGGGTCGCGAGCATCACACCCCCGGTCATGCCGACGATCTTCGTGTTGTTCGGCGGCGAGGAGCGGCGCCGATCGGGCGTCGGCGGAGCGACGTTCGGCTCTCGCTACTTCCTTGCGAACATGAGCAAGGCAGAGGGCAAAGCCTTGAAAGGCGTGCTCGTCCTCGACATGATCGGCGCCGGACCCATCGCCTACATCTGCCACGCGGCGCTGACCGAGGGTGACTTCGTGGACGCCATGGTCGCGACCGGGAAGCGGCTGAAGCTTCCGTCGCAGAAGCGGATCGTCACCGGGTATTTCTCGGACCACGCGCCGTTCGAGCGCGCCGGCTACGTGGTGGCGTGGCTCTGGTCGGGCGAACACAGCACCTTGCACACGCCGCAAGACACGATGTCCGTCGTGCAGCGCGCCTCCGTGAGCCGGATGGGCCGGATCGCATGGGAGACGCTGCGGACGATCCGGCTGTAG
- a CDS encoding response regulator transcription factor, translating into MAEAMILVVEDEQSIASLVTLYLTNEGFRVSQIADGAQALDAVERVKPDLVILDVMLPGMDGVEICRRLRAAGDGLPIVMLTARDAEVDRILGLELGADDYITKPFSPRELVARVKAVLRRTSRGGDEDETEVLRVADVEIDLARREVRAGEQAVTLTAKEFDLLAFLTRNRGIVFSRDRLLDRVWGYERPVDTRTVDSHVKSLRQKLGSAGSVVLTVRGVGYKVDADRGA; encoded by the coding sequence ATGGCCGAAGCGATGATCCTGGTCGTCGAGGACGAGCAATCCATCGCCTCCCTCGTGACCCTCTATCTGACGAACGAGGGCTTCCGCGTCTCGCAGATCGCCGACGGGGCGCAGGCCCTCGACGCGGTCGAGCGCGTCAAGCCGGATCTCGTCATCCTCGATGTGATGCTGCCGGGGATGGACGGCGTCGAGATCTGCCGGCGCCTCCGCGCCGCCGGCGACGGGCTGCCGATCGTGATGCTGACGGCACGCGACGCGGAGGTGGATCGGATCCTGGGGCTCGAGCTCGGTGCCGACGACTACATCACGAAACCGTTCAGCCCGCGCGAGCTGGTTGCGCGGGTCAAGGCCGTGCTGCGGCGAACGTCCCGAGGCGGCGATGAAGATGAGACCGAGGTGCTGAGGGTCGCCGACGTGGAGATCGATCTCGCCCGGCGCGAGGTCCGGGCGGGCGAGCAAGCCGTCACGCTGACCGCGAAGGAGTTCGATCTCCTCGCGTTCCTGACCCGGAACCGCGGGATCGTGTTCTCGCGCGACCGTCTGCTCGACCGGGTGTGGGGATACGAGCGGCCGGTCGACACGCGCACCGTCGACTCGCACGTCAAGTCCCTGCGGCAGAAGCTCGGCTCCGCCGGATCCGTCGTCCTGACGGTGCGTGGGGTCGGCTACAAGGTGGACGCCGATCGTGGCGCGTAG